Sequence from the Prunus persica cultivar Lovell chromosome G5, Prunus_persica_NCBIv2, whole genome shotgun sequence genome:
GTTCAAGTATGGCGCACACTTATGTTCAAGGATGTAATTGCATTGTGTTTATTGGGGGACGATTCACAATGTCTTCCATCGTCACAGTTCATATAAGCTGTCgtttagaaattaaataatttgattttaacACCACTTGACCCAAAATCATAAGATTCTTATGATTTTTAAGCCAAACATGTTGTTTTGAGTACACTTTGTCTTTTTTAGCCAGATTGATTATGCATTTTAAGTTGTCGTTTTTATGATTGTGATGATACAGTAGTATTGtgaaatcacatatatataaaattttagtGTGTTAAGAcctatgtttttatttttatttttatttttataagactAGGCTTCAAGACTAGTACCTTGGTGAATAGATGTGCTGATATCTTGATGTTCTTCAATTGTTCACCTTGTCTCTTATAGCATGCTGAAAACGCTTGAAAAGTACCAAAGGTGCAGCTATGGCTCCCTGGAAGCCAACAGACCAGTCAATGAGACCCAGGTAGGCTGGACAACCCCACTATTATTAAAAACCAACACTATTTTAACAATCCAACCTTGTGGAATATTTCGAATgcgtcttttttattttattttatagtatttaatacaaaaatttGTTGACAACTCTAGAAATGTCATGacaaaattgtcttttgtCTCCAAGCAGAACAGCTATCAGGAATATCTGAAGCTGAAAGCTAGAGTGGAGGTCCTCCAACAATCTCAAAGGTATTTTGCACAACCTTGGAATTGATATTTGCTTGTCAAGCAATCTCTGAAGAAAGATGGTAAAccctagatatatatattctaagaGTAGATGTTCCTGAATGCTGCAGAAACCTTCTTGGGGAAGATTTGGCCCCACTGAACACAAAGGAGCTTGAGCAGCTTGAGCATCAACTGGAGGCATCCTTGAACCAAATTAGGTCAACAAAGGTGATTAACTGATAGAATTTTTGTCAATTTGATCGTTTACGGAAGCTTATACACGAAACCCTTTGTCTATCATAAAGCAATCTATCGCTTGAGCTAATGCCAACAACAAAACTCCTGATTGCTTGGCCCTTTGTCTTCTTTTAATTAAGTTGTAATAATTCTTTGGGCTCACCTGTTATGTTGTGTTCCCACATTTTATTCAGACTCAGTTTATGCTTGATCAGCTTTGTGATCTCCAGAACAAGGTAAGTCATGAATCTCATTTGCGCATCAATGTTGATACATGTATACACTTGCACATGTGCATGCTTCTGTGATTTGCCTTTGAACACATAATAATTCCTGGACTACTTGCTTTTTATTCTTGAGCAGGAACAAATGCTAGTTGAAGCTAACAAAGCCTTGAGGAGGAAGgtaaaacaaatgaaaccaTATGCCCCATAATTTCTTGCTTCATTAATTGATCTAGCTGTTTGTGTTTACAAGTGTAAATCCAAGTGATCATTAATATTAACTGAACACAGCTGGAAGAAACTAGTGGGCAAGCGCCACCTCTATTGGCATGGGAAGCTGCTGGCCATGGCAACAACAATGTTCAGCATACTGGCCTTCCTCATCATCCTCACTCACAAGGCTTCTTCCATCCATTGGGAAACAACTCCACTTCCCAAATTGGGTACACATCATCTCAAATCCTTTTGATTCAAATCCCCGCATCCAAACGGAGCCTTAATTTCCATTAATTAACACGTCTTCGTTTTCGTCTTCTTACAATGCAGATACACCCCCTTGGGTTCAGATCATCATGAACAAATGAATGTTGGAAATCATGGCCAACATGTGAATGGATTCATTCCTGGGTGGATGCTTTGACTTTGATTTCGCATGATCAAGATGACAAGATGTGGCGAATAAAATACATGTAGCGGACTATCATCTCATGTTGGATggagcttttcttttttggttaattGTCATCTTCCTTCTATGCCATGCAACATGTAATTAGTCTTGAACCAATaagaataaatatttatttttatttatgtttgtaAGTTGTATTCATGACATtgaaaacctctctctctctctctctctctctctctctctctctctctccccctccatatatatatgaattgtGGGATATGTATTTGCATGAATTTGTATCATAATCCCTCAATATACCAGTTTGAACAAGGTAAATTTGGGCCTCAAGCCTATGGGAAAACTTGCCCAATTGAACTACTGGGCCTTCCATGATTCATAGGTCCATCAAAAACTTGTATGCATGCGAGCAAGCAATCGTGCTTAATTAGGAGACAAAAGCTTACTTGACTGTCATCGTACTTACAAGTTACAAGAGAATTAgccaataaaatataaaggtGATTCACCTTCTTcctatgaaaacaaaaatggacatTAATCTCAaccaccatctctctctcaactttcTTACcctaataattattttcctttGCGGACTTTCTTATTCGAAGAAGTTAAACAAGGGATTTCGTGTACTGAATCGAGAGTTAGTTACACTGATATTACTTGTTAAGGAAAAGGATGACGACGTTATAATTTTGCAAAGTTatctgtgtttttgttttctttcggGTAATTTGGAAAGAT
This genomic interval carries:
- the LOC18778036 gene encoding MADS-box protein CMB1; this translates as MGRGRVELKRIENKINRQVTFAKRRNGLLKKAYELSVLCDAEVALIIFSSRGKLYEFCSSMSMLKTLEKYQRCSYGSLEANRPVNETQNSYQEYLKLKARVEVLQQSQRNLLGEDLAPLNTKELEQLEHQLEASLNQIRSTKTQFMLDQLCDLQNKEQMLVEANKALRRKLEETSGQAPPLLAWEAAGHGNNNVQHTGLPHHPHSQGFFHPLGNNSTSQIGYTPLGSDHHEQMNVGNHGQHVNGFIPGWML